The segment ATGGAACTGCCCCATCAGCTATAGCAAAACTTACGGTACGAATATGATCTGCAATTACCTTGAATGCCGTATCACTTTCTACTCCCTTTCCATACGTAGTTGCTGCTAAAACTTGAGTTTTGCGAATAATAGGCATGAATAAATCTGTTTCAAAATTTGTTGGTTTGTCCTGAATTACGGAAACCATTCGTTCCAGACCAAGACCGGTATCAATGTTCTTCTTAGGAAGTGGGGTATACGTGTGATCCGGATTATGATTAAACTGGGAAAACACTAAGTTCCATATTTCCAAATAGCGTTCATTTTCTCCGCCAGGGTAAAGCTCTGGATCACTTGGATCATCCCCATATTTTTCTCCGCGGTCATAGAATATTTCCGTATTTGGTCCACTAGGCCCCTCACCAATATCCCAAAAATTCTCTTCCAAGCGTATAATACGTTCCTTTGGAATTTGGATATCATTTAACCAAATATCATAGGCCTCATCGTCCTCAGGATGTACTGTCACGGATAATAATTTATCATCAAAGCCTATCCATTTCTCACTGGTTAAAAACTCCCAAGCCCATTCAATCGCCTCTTTTTTAAAATACTCACCGATGGAGAAATTCCCAAGCATTTCGAAAAACGTATGATGTCTTGCCGTATACCCTACATTTTCAATGTCATTTGTACGAATTGCCTTTTGTGCATTGACAATACGCGGATTATCCGGAATAATGCGACCATCAAAGTATTTCTTTAAAGTTGCTACCCCACTGTTTATCCACAATAATGTTGGATCTTCCTTAGGGACCAATGAAGCACTTGGTTCAACACGATGTCCTTTTTCTTTAAAAAAATCAATAAACATTTGCCTTACTTCAGCCGATGTTAACTGTTTCATTTATTACCCTCCTTATAAAACATTGAAAATAAAAGATGTTGTCTAAAAGATTGGGACTGCACCAAAGGTTCGGCCCACCAAAAACATTTGTTGCTATTGCACAAAGGATATAAACTGCCTTGTATCTTGATATGCCTGTAATCCACTGCTACGGAAATACACTTCGCTCACCCGAACGGCGATTATAGCAAACAACACTTACGCTACAGTTTCTAGCAACTGCGAAGATTAAAAGCAACAATACTTACGAAAAGAGCCAAAATAAAAAATCCCCTCCCTGTATCACTACAGGGACGAGACAAGCGCGGTACCACCCTAATTATGAACAATAAAAAATTATTCATCACTCAGTCATGTTAACGGTATGAAACCGACGGGTATTAACCGTACTCCAGTTTAGCTTTCCATGACTCTGCATTTAGGATTTTTTCCAGCCAAATGAAAATCCCTCTCTTTAAACCGAACGCCACGTACTCATAACCTTCAGGGCGCATTAACTTATATAATCTTAGCGATAGTATAAGAAACTTTTAGACGAATGTCAATCAATACTGCGTCTCATTGCTAGGATATGTTCTGTGACCACCTTACCTATTGTTAATAGAGGTACGGCGACAATCAACCCAATGACCCCAAACAAATCCCCACCTAATAATAAAGCAAATATAATCGCGATTGGATGGATATTAATACTTTTCCCGACAATATATGGTGATAACAAATTCCCTTCAATAATCTGGATAACTAATATCGCAATACTCACAAATATAACTAATTCCCAGGACGTTGTAAGCGCAATAGCCACCACTGGAACGGCTCCTATAATTGGTCCGAAATAAGGAATAAGATTAGTAATCCCCATAATAATTGCTAACAACAGCGCATAATTTATGTTTAAAAACTGGAAAACAATCCATGTTGCTAGACTAACAAATAACGAAACAAGTAATTGCCCACGTATATAATTTCCCAAGCTCTTATCAATAGCATAAACTAGTTCTCCTGTCTGCGGCCGATATTTCCTCGGGATAAATTTCTTAAAGTAATCCTTTAGTTTATGATAATCCTTCAGGAAATAAAATACGAGTACAGGGATGACAGTAAGAAATATAATCGCATCAAAAATCCTTGTAACGCCACCGACTAGTTTATCCAATATATTTTCCAGCCCAGTCTCAACCCTTGTGATCAATGCGTCTATCTTATCATGAACTGCCTCCGGTAAAAATGATGTGTATTCATATAACTGATAAATGAGATTTTCGTACATATCAATTAAAACGGGCAATTGCTCATTTAAATCCTGTAGCTGATGGATTACAGCAGGATAAACACGGTAAATTAAATAAGCTGAACCACCAAGAAATAATATATAAATGGAAAGTATAGCTAATCCTCTTGGTATATTGTAGTTATGCAATTTTTTTATGACGGGGTAAAGAAGATAGGCGATTAACAGCGAAACAAGAAATGGAGATAACAACCGCAATATAAATGAAAAAAAGGCTCCATATAATGGGAACAGATTAACAAGTAAATAGATAAATAAAAAAACAAAAATACCGGTGATAAGCCAGTAAAGAAAACGTATTGCTTTTTTATTTTGGATCATATAAATCTCCCCTTAGTACAAAAGTGATTTTGCTTTTGCAGCTAAAGGTTACCATTGCATTTTTCTTTCTTCTTCAGAAAACAGATCATTAAGAGAACTCAAGGAACCATCCGCTTCTACTTGATGGATTGTTAATTCATTATTGATCACAGACATCTCAATAAAACACGTCCAGCAATAATAGTCTTGTGTACCAATTTTGCCTATATCCTTCCCATTACAATTCGGGCAACGCATCATACATATAAACTCCTCTATTAAATAAATTTATTATGTTATGCTAACCCGTTTTTTTATAAAATATACATTTAATCATAGAAAATCACATAAAATCGTATGGCGTAATTTCTTTTTCGGTTTCTGACTCCTCCACCAACGCTTGCGGAAGACCCGCGATCCTTTCTGTTAATTGTTCTTTTAAATTTGTATATCGCTTATTAGTATCCATTGTCCGTACGCCTCGCAGGAATGCTTGCTCTTGTCCGCAAATAATCAGTGACTCTTTGCTTCTTGTAATTGCTGTATAGAGTAGATTTTTACGAAGCATGCGATTGTAAGTGGAAGCAACCGGCAGAATAACAATTGGGAATTCGCTGCCCTGTGATTTATGAATCGACACACAATACGCATGCATGATATTCACATAGTCTTTACGCTCATAAACCACTTCTTTATCTTCAAATAATATGACTATTTGTTCAACGTTTTCCTTATTTTCATCTTCCTCAAATATAGCAGCTACTTCTCCGATATCTCCATTATAAACCCCATGTTCCGGTTGATTAACAAGTTGCAAGACTTTGTCACCAACCCGGTAGATGACCTCGTTAAATTTTACTTCCCTTCTTCTGGATGTCTTAGGATTAATCAACTGCTGAAGCTCTTTATTGATCATTGTAATCCCTGCTTTTGTTCGATACATTGGTGCTAGCACTTGAATATCTTTGACGTCAATTCCTTTTTCCATTGCTCTTGAAAAAATGGTCATAATCACGTCAAGCATCTGTTGTTCATTACATGGAATAAAGCTGAAATCTTTATCATTTTGCAATGTTATTTCAGCATCATTTTTAATTTCATGCGCAAGATGAATGATTTTGGAACCTTCTTTTTGACGGTATACCTCATGAAGGCTAACAAATGGTATGCGTTCACTCTTTAATAAATCAGATAAAACCTGACCTGGCCCCACCGAGGGAAGCTGGTCTTCATCACCAACGATTAGGACTTGCATGTCATCCGGTATTGCTTTGAAAAGATTATTGGCTAACCAAATATCTACCATGGAGAATTCATCAATAATTAAAAACTTTCCTGACAGCGGCTCATTTTGATTTTTTTCAAATCCATTCTTCCCATCCCAGCCTAGCAGACGATGGATGGTGACAGCAGGAAGACCTGTGGATTCAGTTAAACGCTTTGCAGCACGTCCTGTTGGTGCTGTTAAGACAAAAGGGAACGGTGTTTCACTGTCATAATCACTAGGGTCCAGCGTGAGACTATTAATGGTCGCATACGCATTAAGAATACCTTTAATAACCGTTGTTTTGCCTGTCCCCGGTCCTCCTGTCAGAATCATAACTTTAGAGTGCAGTGCTTGATTAATAGCCGCAAACTGTTCTTTCCCATAACTTAATACTTCGCTATCCTCTATATCACCGATTATTTTCATTAATTCAGCTAAAGGAACATTCTCTTCCATCGGTTTATCGATAACCCTATTTAAATGGGATGCAAATCCGTCCTCAGCATAGTAGAGTGATGGCAGATAAATATTTTCATCCTGGATAATAATGCGTTTCGTTGTATTTAAATCATTCAATCTATCAATGATTAATTCCTCGGATAAGGAATTATTCGAAAGCAAATCAAGCATTTGTCTAACACAATGCTTTAGTGGTAAATAAACATGTCCATCCTGAATGCTTTTCTGCAGGACATAAATACACCCGGCACCAATGCGGTTTGGATGTGACAGAGAAAGACCGTTTTGTCTCGCTATCTCGTCTGCAGTTTGAAACCCAAACCCTTCAATATCGAAAACATACTGATACGGATCCTCTTCCAAAATAGAGATTGCATCTTCTTTATATTCTTGAAATATTTTCTGGGCCATTTTTAAACCTATACCGTACTTGGATAAATAGACAACAATTTGCTCAAAGCCTTGATTTTCCTGGAGACTCTTAGCCAATATGTCTGCTGTTTCCTGTTTTAAACCGGGGACATCTGCTAGTACGTCAGAATTGTTTAGGATTTTGGACACCGCGCCCTCACCCAAATGTTTTACAATTCGACTAGCTGTCTTTTTCCCAACGCCATAAAATAAATCACTGGAAAGATAGGCAATCAGCCCGTCCTTCGTATCCGGAATATACGTTTGATAGGACAAGACTTTATATTGCAGGCCGAACTTGGGATGTCGCTCGAAATCACCATAGAAGTAATAGGCTGTTTGTGTTTGAAGATTAGAAAAGTACCCTTTGGCAACAATTTCTTTTTCCTTATACTCCTCATTCGTATCCTGAACATTGATTTTTGCAATAGAAAAATGCTCTTTTTCATTATGAAAAATCATATAGAGGAGCTCGCCTTTTATATATCCTTTTTCTTCATTAGATTGCCTGTCTAATCCCATCAAAACAACCCCAAATCTCGCGTTTCTTATTTCATTGCTTCTTCCACATTTTTCTTTCCGTTCGCTGCCAGCAAATGATCTGGTTGTATACGTAACGCCTCATCAAAATGCCTTAATGCTTCACTTACGTTTTCATTAAATAAAGCAATAACCCCCAGATTATAATGTGCGTCACTATGCTCCGGATTCTTTTTCAACACTTGCTTAAAAATGGGTTCAGCCTCTTTAATGTGATCACTTTGTGCAAGTGCAAGTCCATATTGAAATTTCACTTCTTCATCTTCCGGATCCAGTTCTGTTGCTCTTAGAAGATATGGCAAAGCGAGTTTATAGTGTTCTTGATGTTGAAGTGTCATTCCCAGCAGGTAATACACATCACTTTCTTCAAGCCCTAATTCAATCGCCTTTTGGAAATTTTCCTGTGCTTTTGGGTAGATTGATTCTTCGAAATAAAGATTTCCAAGTCCATAATAGGCTGTAGCTGCATGTGAATCTAAGCTGATCGCTTTTTCAAAAAAACGCTGTGCACGAGTCAGGTCACCCGCATGCAATAGTAAATTACCAAAATTAATATAGCCAACCGGATCGTCAGGATGTTCTTCGATTATCTCTGAAAAGATACCGGCAGCCTCTTCATATTTATTTTCCTTCATATAATTAATAGCCTGTTCGTTTTTATCCATGAAAAGAACCCCTTATTTACCCAACATAATCAAGTGATTTATTATCTTTCAAGATTTCATCTATTGTTCCTCCGCCAAGACAAATATCACCATCATAAAATACAACTGCTTGTCCTGGTGTAACAGCACGTTCTCTCTCAGCAAAATCAACATATACCTTCCCATCTTCGAGCAAGGTAACTTTTACATCACTGTCTTGTTGACGATAACGGAATTTTGCCGTACACGTGAAGTTGTCTTTTATTATATCCGAGTTGATCCAATTCACATCTGTAGCGATTAGTCCATCTGAATATAACTTATCATTAGCAAATCCTTGTTCCACATATAGTACATTTTCCTTGAGATTTTTTCCAACAACAAACCATGGATCACCAGAACCGCCAATTCCAAGCCCTTGCCGCTGACCTAACGTATAATACATCAAACCATCATGATTTCCCTTTACAACACCATCCATTGTTCTCATTTCGCCTGGTTGAGCAGGTATATATTCTTTTAAGAAATCTTTGAAATTACGTTCACCGATAAAACAGATTCCTGTACTATCTTTTTTGGTAGCTGTGACGAGTTCATATTCAAGTGCAATTTCTCTAACCCTTGATTTCGGTATTTCCCCTAGTGGAAACATTACTTTTTCCAACACATCTGCTGAGAGTTGGTTCAGGAAATATGTTTGGTCTTTATTATCGTCAACACCGCGTAGCATTTCATAGCGACCGTTATTATTTCGGACACGTGCATAATGTCCTGTTGCTAAATAATCTGCTCCCAAGGAAAGTGCATGATCGAGAAACGCTTTAAATTTAATTTCCTTATTACAAATTACATCGGGATTTGGAGTCCTGCCTGCTTTATACTCATCTAAGAAGTACGTAAACACTTTATCCCAATACTGTTTTTCAAAGTTAACTGCGTAGTACGGAATATCCAGTTGATTACATACCCGAACAACATCATCAAAATCCTCTGTCGCTGTACACACGCCAAATTCATCGGTATCATCCCAGTTTTTCATGAAAATACCAACAACATCATACCCTTGTTCTTTCAATAGTAATGCAGCTACGGATGAGTCGACGCCACCGCTCATCCCAACTACAACTCTTGTATCTTTATTGCTTTTCATTTAAATCACTTTCCTTTATGAACTTAATCGTTTTATAATTTTTGAAACTCTTCTTGCTGCTTCTTTTACATTTTCCGTTGTATTATATATACCAAAGCTAAAACGAATTGAATTCGTTGTACATGCATTATTTTCACCAAACATCGCGGACAGAACATGAGATGGCTCTACAGAACCGGCAGTGCATGCACTTCCACTAGATGCAGCAATTCCTTCCAGATCTAGATTAGTTAATAGGGTTTCCACATTCATACCCAGGAAACTTACATTCACAATGGAAGCTATCGTTGAATCATAGTCACCATTCACTTCAAAGTCAATGTTATTTATTCTTAATTCTTCCAAAAACGCATCCTTATAACGTTGATAATTTTCTCTTCTTTCTTCCTTGTTCTCCATTGCCAGTTCAACCGCTTTTTTAAAACCAGTTGCTCCTACTACATTTTCGGTCCCCGGCCGACGTTTTCTCTCCTGTTCTCCACCAAATTGCAGCGCATTTAATTTAACATCTTCAGCTACATATAGAAAACCAATCCCCTTGGGGCCATTAATTTTATGAGCTGACAC is part of the Virgibacillus sp. NKC19-16 genome and harbors:
- the recD2 gene encoding SF1B family DNA helicase RecD2, with protein sequence MGLDRQSNEEKGYIKGELLYMIFHNEKEHFSIAKINVQDTNEEYKEKEIVAKGYFSNLQTQTAYYFYGDFERHPKFGLQYKVLSYQTYIPDTKDGLIAYLSSDLFYGVGKKTASRIVKHLGEGAVSKILNNSDVLADVPGLKQETADILAKSLQENQGFEQIVVYLSKYGIGLKMAQKIFQEYKEDAISILEEDPYQYVFDIEGFGFQTADEIARQNGLSLSHPNRIGAGCIYVLQKSIQDGHVYLPLKHCVRQMLDLLSNNSLSEELIIDRLNDLNTTKRIIIQDENIYLPSLYYAEDGFASHLNRVIDKPMEENVPLAELMKIIGDIEDSEVLSYGKEQFAAINQALHSKVMILTGGPGTGKTTVIKGILNAYATINSLTLDPSDYDSETPFPFVLTAPTGRAAKRLTESTGLPAVTIHRLLGWDGKNGFEKNQNEPLSGKFLIIDEFSMVDIWLANNLFKAIPDDMQVLIVGDEDQLPSVGPGQVLSDLLKSERIPFVSLHEVYRQKEGSKIIHLAHEIKNDAEITLQNDKDFSFIPCNEQQMLDVIMTIFSRAMEKGIDVKDIQVLAPMYRTKAGITMINKELQQLINPKTSRRREVKFNEVIYRVGDKVLQLVNQPEHGVYNGDIGEVAAIFEEDENKENVEQIVILFEDKEVVYERKDYVNIMHAYCVSIHKSQGSEFPIVILPVASTYNRMLRKNLLYTAITRSKESLIICGQEQAFLRGVRTMDTNKRYTNLKEQLTERIAGLPQALVEESETEKEITPYDFM
- a CDS encoding AI-2E family transporter; amino-acid sequence: MIQNKKAIRFLYWLITGIFVFLFIYLLVNLFPLYGAFFSFILRLLSPFLVSLLIAYLLYPVIKKLHNYNIPRGLAILSIYILFLGGSAYLIYRVYPAVIHQLQDLNEQLPVLIDMYENLIYQLYEYTSFLPEAVHDKIDALITRVETGLENILDKLVGGVTRIFDAIIFLTVIPVLVFYFLKDYHKLKDYFKKFIPRKYRPQTGELVYAIDKSLGNYIRGQLLVSLFVSLATWIVFQFLNINYALLLAIIMGITNLIPYFGPIIGAVPVVAIALTTSWELVIFVSIAILVIQIIEGNLLSPYIVGKSINIHPIAIIFALLLGGDLFGVIGLIVAVPLLTIGKVVTEHILAMRRSID
- a CDS encoding tetratricopeptide repeat protein, giving the protein MDKNEQAINYMKENKYEEAAGIFSEIIEEHPDDPVGYINFGNLLLHAGDLTRAQRFFEKAISLDSHAATAYYGLGNLYFEESIYPKAQENFQKAIELGLEESDVYYLLGMTLQHQEHYKLALPYLLRATELDPEDEEVKFQYGLALAQSDHIKEAEPIFKQVLKKNPEHSDAHYNLGVIALFNENVSEALRHFDEALRIQPDHLLAANGKKNVEEAMK
- the mnmA gene encoding tRNA 2-thiouridine(34) synthase MnmA yields the protein MKSNKDTRVVVGMSGGVDSSVAALLLKEQGYDVVGIFMKNWDDTDEFGVCTATEDFDDVVRVCNQLDIPYYAVNFEKQYWDKVFTYFLDEYKAGRTPNPDVICNKEIKFKAFLDHALSLGADYLATGHYARVRNNNGRYEMLRGVDDNKDQTYFLNQLSADVLEKVMFPLGEIPKSRVREIALEYELVTATKKDSTGICFIGERNFKDFLKEYIPAQPGEMRTMDGVVKGNHDGLMYYTLGQRQGLGIGGSGDPWFVVGKNLKENVLYVEQGFANDKLYSDGLIATDVNWINSDIIKDNFTCTAKFRYRQQDSDVKVTLLEDGKVYVDFAERERAVTPGQAVVFYDGDICLGGGTIDEILKDNKSLDYVG